Below is a window of Georgenia soli DNA.
GCAGTTCCACGCGGAAGCCGCGGCCGACGTCACCGTCCAGGGCTCCGGGCTGACCGGCTCCGACGGCAGGACAGTCTTCTCCCTCTCGATCCCCGCCGGCAGGACCACCGTCCCGCTCACGGTCGATGAGGAGATGAAGCCGGGATTCACGATCGCGCCGCAGGACGGCAGCAACGCCGTCTGCACCGCGAACGGCGAGGCCGTCGCCGTGACCAACGGTGACCCGGCGGCAGACCCCTACGGGTTCGAGGTGGCGGTGCCTGCCGGCTCTGCGGTCACCTGCTACGTCGACAACCGCGAGCTCGAGGCGGGCGTCGACATCGTCAAGCGTGCCTGGCTGGTCCCGCCGGGGCAGGAGCCGACCGACGGCGCAGAGCTAACGAGTGGCCGTTATCAGGAGCTCGTCTTCGACCCCGAGGGCATGACCCGTCCCGACGTCGTGTCCGGCACGACCGTCTGGTGGAGCTACACGGTCGAGAACACCGGTGAGCTGAGCCTCGACGACCTGGTGGTGACGGACGACGTCGTCGCCCCCATGCCCGACGACCCGATCTGCACGATCCCAAGACTCGGTGCCGGTGGCTCGTTCACCTGCATCGGAAACGGTCCCGTCACGAAGCAGTGACGGGCTGACCCCCCCTGGCCCGCTGGAAGCAGCAGCCATCCCCCCGAAAGGAAAGACGATGAACAACAAGACCAAGGGCGCTCTGGCGGGCGTCGCCGGGGTCGCGATCCTCGCGGGCGGCACCACGTTCGCCCTCTGGAGCGACAGTGACAAGGTCGACGGAGGCGAGATCACCTCCGGCAACCTCGACGTTGCTGCTCTCGGCGGAGACTGGTACGACACCTCAGCCGACCGTGCAGATAGGGACACTACGGTGCCGTTCTCCGGTGTCTCTGCGCACAAGATCACCAGCATCGGCTCGTATCGAGTGGTCCCGGAGGACACCCTCCAGATGGTGCAGGGCCTCGACATCGGCCTGGAGGGTGACAACCTCCAGGCTTCGCTGAAGGTCGTCGTGCCAGCTGCACTGGACGCGAACGACGGTGTCGAACTGAGCTACGAAGTTTTCCGTGACGGAGTCGTCGTGCAGCCCAGCAAGGCCCTGGGTAGTGCCTTCGACATGCGGATCCAGGCCGGCCAGAGTGGCCAGGATCAGGGGGACC
It encodes the following:
- a CDS encoding alternate-type signal peptide domain-containing protein; the protein is MNNKTKGALAGVAGVAILAGGTTFALWSDSDKVDGGEITSGNLDVAALGGDWYDTSADRADRDTTVPFSGVSAHKITSIGSYRVVPEDTLQMVQGLDIGLEGDNLQASLKVVVPAALDANDGVELSYEVFRDGVVVQPSKALGSAFDMRIQAGQSGQDQGDPDPGVLVIDEIDTDGVADLGVVITAKFLDQDDQDLVTTTLADLADITVELKQVRDGSGFKTN